In Lates calcarifer isolate ASB-BC8 linkage group LG23, TLL_Latcal_v3, whole genome shotgun sequence, a single genomic region encodes these proteins:
- the LOC108875886 gene encoding WD repeat-containing protein 49, with the protein MGNVHKVAIATDCRDLHFVNVSTASVFEDVHLFGFRSVPTALCYWHDVQCPERSPLLLLGDEKGGVHLMWFLNPSKGFFKSSSKKPNSPHRIFFPDLGEHSTLVSYRHIPSIHQEPINRVMFEPSANVIMTSSESDTTSVVFLSVTLKREPYIWKMNQGAKCFDYNESLQLMVTGGCDRAVRLWTRFVTTRPVATLLGHHATILDVAIYQPVEQIFSYSRDAELKVWDISTHHCLKTVHLHFPCLQPGRIPEHGNFPFLLLSPPLPEETQPHLVVGCKDYLALLSLAETRRGGGGWLTEGDAGIGPEIQSGTALSCALYNPTLRQVVTGHADSSVSLWDVETGRRGLQILNAHGEDELLCMTLDSSHRRLITGARNGTIKVWNLLNGLNLHKLEPVTNSEVTRLTCLHDNKLLAVGWSQQIAQYDIAAAKDLYVRADMSWKSGGVHKSDILAVCHCSTLGVVATASHDGEVIIWRLETQGPLLHLQGEAQAGLCDSVPPVDSLLFLQHRAGNRKLRNRGVLVSSQAGCLSFWSVTGQTQTYGQFYAPEQPGVRVLSLSSDQPKNTILVSGDTAGWLQIWDISHYALDIQHETVCERPTLLQCWKAHKRELVSVEVLEVADRLFVLTASADGSAGLWTKDGDHVGSFGREVMWNITDAATYRTETQDNLREDADEERTESDSVGPDKVKGRAHDLSSSQTSQEKCSPQASCSSPAENDHEQPQQPMYLCDDLCQTVASCRERRRLFDDSDHSNHC; encoded by the exons ATGGGCAATGTCCACAAAGTTGCCATAGCAACTGACTGCAGGGACTTGCACTTTGTCAATGTCTCCACAGCCAGTGTATTTGAGGATGTCCACCTATTTG GGTTTCGTAGTGTCCCCACGGCTCTTTGTTACTGGCATGACGTCCAG TGTCCAGAGCGTTCACCTCTGCTGCTACTGGGGGATGAAAAGGGAGGAGTCCACCTGATGTGGTTCCTGAACCCCTCTAAAGGTTTTTTTAAGAGTTCCTCCAAGAAGCCAAACAGCCCACACAGGATCTTTTTCCCC GACCTGGGTGAGCACAGCACCTTGGTATCCTACCGTCACATCCCCAGCATCCACCAGGAACCGATCAACAGAGTGATGTTTGAGCCAAGCGCCAATGTCATCATGACATCTTCAGAAAGTGACACCACCTCTGTGGTCTTTTTGAGTGTGACACTAAAGCGGGAGCCGTACATTTGGAAAATGAATCAG gggGCCAAATGTTTTGACTACAATGAATCTCTGCAGCTGATGGTTACAGGTGGTTGTGACCGAGCAGTCAGACTGTGGACTCGTTTTGTGACCACACGTCCTGTAGCTACACTGCTGGGTCACCATGCCACGATACTGGATGTTGCAATCTATCAACCTGTTGAGCAGATCTTCAGTTACTCCAGAGATGCT gaGCTGAAGGTTTGGGACATTTCCACACATCACTGTTTGAAAACTGTCCACCTGCATTTCCCATGCCTGCAGCCAGGTCGAATCCCAGAACATGGCAACTTCCCTTTCCTTCTGCTGAGTCCTCCTCTTCCTGAAGAGACACAGCCTCATTTAGTGGTGGGATGCAAAGATTACCTGGCGCTGCTCAGTCTGGCcgaaacaaggagaggagggggcggATGGCTGACGGAGGGGGATGCGGGAATTGGACCAGAAATTCAGAGCGGTACGGCTCTCTCCTGTGCTCTGTACAACCCCACCCTGAGACAGGTGGTGACTGGACATGCCGAttcatctgtgtctctgtgggaCGTAGAGACAGGTAGGAGGGGGCTTCAGATCTTAAATGCTCATGGAGAAGATGAACTCCTCTGCATGACACTAGACTCTTCCCACAGAAGACTGATCACTGGGGCTCGCAACGGCACCATTAAG GTGTGGAACTTACTAAATGGCCTTAACCTGCACAAGCTGGAGCCTGTCACCAACTCTGAAGTAACCAGGTTGAcctgtctccatgacaacaagCTGCTGGCTGTGGGATGGAGCCAGCAGATCGCTCAGTATGACATTGCAGCTGCCAAG GACCTGTATGTGAGAGCGGACATGTCATGGAAGTCCGGCGGCGTCCATAAGTCAGACATCCTGGCCGTGTGTCACTGCTCTACTCTGGGGGTCGTTGCCACAGCAAGCCATGATGGAGAGGTCATCATATGGAGGCTGGAGACACAAGGACCACTGCTCCACCTGCAGGGAGAGGCACAGGCAGG CTTGTGCGACTCGGTGCCCCCTGTGGACAGCCTCTTGTTCCTTCAGCATCGAGCTGGCAACAGAAAGTTAAGAAACAGAGGTGTCCTGGTGTCATCGCAGGCTGGCTGTCTGTCCTTCTGGAGTGTCACCGGACAGACACAGACTTAtg GTCAGTTTTATGCTCCAGAGCAGCCAGGTGTGCGTGTGTTGAGCCTGAGCTCAGATCAACCTAAAAACACAATCCTGGTCTCAGGAGACACAGCAGGCTGGCTTCAGATATGGGACATCTCTCACTATGCACTGGACATCCAACATGAG ACAGTCTGTGAACGGCCtactctgctgcagtgttggaAGGCACATAAGAGAGAGTTAGTAAGTGTGGAAGTCCTCGAGGTGGCTGACAGACTGTTCGTCCTCACAGCCTCGGCTGACGGTTCAGCTGGACTGTGGACAAAGGACGGAGATCATGTGGGATCTTTTGGACGGGAGGTGATGTGGAATATCACTGATGCAGCTACTTACCGGAC GGAGACGCAGGACAACCTGAGGGAAGACGCAGatgaggagaggacagaaagtGACAGTGTGGGGCCTGACAAGGTCAAAGGTCGAGCACATGACCTTAGCAGCAGTCAAACTTCACAGGAAAAATGCAGTCCTCAAG CTTCGTGCAGCAGCCCAGCAGAGAACGACCACGAGCAACCTCAGCAACCCATG TATCTGTGCGACGACCTGTGCCAGACGGTAGCTTCATGCCGTGAGAGGAGACGCCTGTTTGATGACAGTGACCACAGCAATCACTGTTGA